The sequence AAAAATATGATTTCTCAAGAGATTAGGGTAAATGATATTGTGCCTATTGAGCCGTCTAAGATAGTTGCTGTTGAGACAAATTCTTTGATGGAATTTGAACCAGAAGACAATTATACTAAGATCATGGATGAATTGCTCAATAAATATTTTGAGTATAGTATGTATTATGCTTTAGTTGACTCTTTGGCGGCTGAGCACAGTGCTAGAATGCAAGCTATGGATAATGCAACAAACAATGCTAAACAACGCGTTAAACAGTTAAATCTTGCTTACAATAAAGCAAGACAAGAGTCTATTACCACTGAGCTTATCGAGATCATCAGTGGTGTTGAATCAATGAAATAAAAGGAGTATGAATGAAGGGTGTTATTAGTCAAGTTATGGGCCCTGTGGTCGATGTTGACTTTAATGACTACTTGCCAAAGATCAATGAAGCTATCGAAGTTTTCTTTGAGGTTGAGGGCAAGAAACATAAACTAATATTAGAAGTTGCTGCTCACCTAGGCGATAATAGAGTCAGAACGATCGCTATGGATATGAGTGAGGGCTTGACTCGTGGCTTAGAGGCTAAAGCACTTGGTGCACCTATTAGTGTGCCAGTTGGTGAAAAAGTTCTAGGTAGAATTTTTAACGTAGTTGGTGATTTGATCGACGAGGGCGAGGGTATAAATTTTGATAAGCATTGGTCTATCCACCGCGATCCTCCTCCATTTGAAGAGCAAAGTACGAAAAGTGAAATTTTTGAAACTGGTATCAAGGTAGTTGACCTTCTAGCTCCTTACGCAAAGGGTGGTAAAGTAGGCCTATTTGGTGGTGCTGGAGTTGGTAAAACGGTTATTATTATGGAGCTTATCCACAACGTTGCGTTTAAACACAGCGGTTACTCTGTATTTGCAGGCGTTGGTGAGAGAACTCGTGAAGGAAACGACCTTTATCATGAAATGAAAGAAAGTAATGTTTTGGATAAAGTTGCCTTGTGCTATGGTCAAATGAATGAGCCACCAGGAGCAAGAAACCGTATCGCACTAACTGGTCTTACAATGGCTGAGTACTTCCGTGATGAGATGGGACTTGACGTTTTGATGTTTATCGATAACATCTTCCGTTTCTCTCAATCAGGTGCAGAAATGTCAGCTCTACTTGGACGTATCCCATCAGCTGTTGGTTATCAGCCAACTCTTGCAAGTGAGATGGGTAAATTCCAAGAGAGAATCACATCAACTAAAAAAGGTTCAATCACATCTGTTCAAGCTGTTTACGTTCCTGCGGACGACCTTACGGATCCAGCTCCTGCTACTGTTTTTGCTCACCTTGATGCTACGACAGTTCTTAACAGATCGATCGCAGAGAAAGGTATCTATCCAGCTGTTGATCCGCTTGATTCTACTTCAAGAATGCTCGATCCTCAAATTTTAGGAGCAGATCACTATAAGGTAGCTCGCGGCGTTCAAGCTGTTCTCCAAAAATATAAAGATCTTCAAGATATCATCGCTATCCTTGGTATGGACGAGCTTAGCGAAGAAGATAAGTTAACAGTTGATAGAGCAAGAAAGATCGAGAGATTTTTATCTCAGCCATTCTTTGTTGCTGAAGTATTTACAGGTAGCCCTGGTAAATATGTAAGTCTTGACGAAAATATAGCTGGCTTTAAGGGAATTTTAGAGGGTAAATATGATCACTTACCAGAAGCAGCATTTTATATGGTTGGAAATATAGATGAGGCTTTAGCTAAAGCTGAGAAACTTAAGGCTTAAATTTAAAAAGGAAGCGTAATGGATAAATTACATTTAGAGATCGTAACTCCTCAAGGTCAGATATTTAATGATGACGTGAGCAGTGTAGTGCTTCCAGGTAGCGAGGGTGAGTTTGGTGTTTTACCAAACCATGCCTCATTAATATCTCTTTTAAAAGCAGGTATTATAGATATAGAACATAAAAATAAAAAACATGATGTTGTTGCGATTAACTGGGGCTATGCAAAGATTGACGAAGGTAAGGTAGTAATACTTGCTGACGGTGCGGTTTACGTCTCTGGTGATAGTGAAAGCGAGCTTGCAAATTCATTGGAAGCTGCTAGAAATTTGATAGAGAGCATGAGTAGTGATACAAATGCTTTTGCAGCAACTATATCTAAAATGGAAAATGTAGTGAGAACTAGATAAGTGGGCGGTATAGATTTATTTTTAAATTACATTCAAAGAAGCAGTTTTATTACAATTATTGTTTTAACTTGGCTGTCAATATATTTTATAGTTAGTTTCACAATTCTTTTTTCAAGAATGGCTGGTATTGGAGCTTGGCAAAAACGTGAGCAAAATGCACTTGAAGCACTGCTTATGGGTGCTAAAAATATTCCAAATGATTCGTCTTTGAGAAAATGTGCAAATGGAAGAATCTCAAGAGAAAAGCTAAATGTATGTATAAGCATAGCCGAGAAAAATGCTACAAGTGGGCTGACATGGCTAAGCGTAATAGCATCTACTTCGCCTTTTATCGGTCTTTTTGGAACCGTTGTTTCTATTTTAGAGACATTTTCACAACTTGGAAATGGTGGAGGTTCATCACTTGGTATTATCGCTCCAGCTATTTCAGAAGCACTTGTTGCAACTGGTTGTGGAATTTTTGTTGCGATCCCAGCATATACATTTAACTTACTCATAAAAAGAAAAGCTTATGAATTAATGAGTGTTATTGAGCGTCAGGCTGATGTAATGATAGCACTTAAAAAAGATGATGAGATACTATAAATGGCTGCTAAATTTACCGATGAGACACCAGAGCTAAATATAACTCCTCTTGTTGATATTATGCTTGTTTTACTAGCCATTTTAATGGTTACTATGCCAACCATAACATATCAAGAGGATATTACTCTTCCGGATGGTTCAAAGGCAAAAACTTCAACATCTAAGCAAAAAGACCTTATAGTATCTATAAATTCGCAAGGACAAGTTAGAGTTGATCAGAGTACTATGAGCCTTGCTGAGTTTCCTGATAATATCGCATTAATGAGTACAAAATACGATAAAACCTCGCCTATCTATATAAAAGCTGATAAAAATTTAAAATACGATGATGTTATGTTTGTATTAAAGACTTTGAAAGGTGCTGGTTTTAATAAAGTAGCTTTAGAGACAAACGGTTAAAATGTCAAATAAAGTTAAATTTCCAACGCTTAGTTCATTTCTTGTAGCATCTTGTATTTACGTTATTATTATACTTGTTTTGTTTATAAAGCTTACTTTTTTTGCAGAACCTCCTAAAAAATATACCGATGATAAAGATGCTATTATGGATGTGGTTATGGTTGATAGAGAAGTCGATCAAACCATTAAAGCTCCAAAACAAGCAGATGAAGTAGTTAAAGAGACAAAGCCTGAACCAAAAAAGGAGTCAGAAGAAGATAAGCAAGAGACTACAAATAAGCCTGTTATACCAGATGAGCCATTGCCTACCCCAAGCTTACCAATTCCTCCAAAAGAGGAACCAAAACCTGAGCCTAAAAAACCAGAACCAAAACCAGAAATTTTAAAACCAAGTGAAGAGCCTAAAGAAGATGTTAAGCCAGAGCCAAAACCTGAGCCTAAACCTACGCCAAAGCCAGTTGAAAAGCCAAAACCAAAAGAGCCAAATATAAAAGATCTCTTTAGCGACATAGATTCGACTAAGCTTAAAAAAGATGATGGCATAAAAAAGGCTGAGAATAAAGTGCAAAGTCGCAAAAAAAGCGAGGCTTCTAGCTCAAAAGCTGCAAAAGAGGCTAGCGACATCATCAAGAGCCTAAAGATAGATCAAAACCCAACAGCTCCAAAGTCACAAATGACCGGCACTTATGATCCATTGATGGGAGCCATAACAAAGCAAATTCAAAGAAGATGGCAAAGCTATAAAGCTGACTCTGCAAATCTTGCCAAAGTAAAGGTTATGATAGATCAAAGTGGAAATTTTAGCTATGAAATTTTAGAGCTATCATATAATGAAGAGTTTAATGCAAAGGTTAGAGAGTGCCTGGAAAAGCTTACTGCAGAGAAATTTCCATTTAATCCAGACAAAAGTACTACTTTTAATTTAAATTTAGAAGATAAAATAAACTAAAATTTATAAATTTACGGAGTAGAGATGAAGAAAATTTTTCTTTTTTTTTGCGTTGCTCTAGGGCTTTATGCTGCTGATGCGACGATATCTGTTATAAACCAAGGTGTTGCTTTGCCAAAGATAGCTTTGCAAGATGCAACTACAGCTGTTAGTGATGCAGGCTTTAAAGATAAATTCTTTAAGATCATGCTAGGTGACTTGAAAGTTAGCTCAGACTTTGAGGTTATCGAAGATCACGTGCCTTCAACCTACGAGGGAACAGCAGCTACAAATACAATGAGCGACAAAGGTGTTGAGCTTATCTTTAGATATGCACTTGAAGGCTCTATGGGCTCGCCTCTTACTTTAAGAGTAAAACTGATAAACGCTAAAACAGCAACTACAAGATATGAGAAGGTTTATACTATGCCAGATGGCGCAAAGTATCCGTTTTTGGCGCATAAAAGTATAGTTGAGCTTACTAATGAACTAAATTTACCACCAGTTGGCTGGATGGAAAAATTTATTATTCTTTCAAAATATACTTCAGCTCGCCAAAGCTCTATCATAGTTGCTGATTATACACTTACATATCAAAAGACCATAGTAAGTGGCGGTCTAAACATTTTCCCAAAATGGGCTGGAGCCGATCAAAGTAAATTTTATTATACATCTTACATAAATAATAAGCCAACTTTATTTAGATATGATCTAAATTCTGGCACAAAAACAAAGATAATTGATAGCATTGGCATGCTTATAGCCTCAGATGTTAGTAAAGATGGAAGTAAAATTTTATTAACCATGGCACCAAAAGATCAGCCAGATATTTTTATCTATAATACAAATAGTAAAAGTTTGACGCAGATTACCAATTATCCAGGTATAGATGTAAATGGAAATTTTGTAGATAATGATAGTAAGATAGTTTTTGTATCAGATAGGCTTGGTTATCCCAACGTTTTTGCAACTCCTGCGATTTCTGGCGGAAGCGTTGAACAAATGGTATTTCATGGTAAAAATAATAACTCTGTAAGTACATTTGAAAATTATGTTGTTTATTCAAGCAGGGAAGCAAGCGGTAGTTTTAATATATATCTAATTTCAACTCAAACGGATTTTATACGCCAGCTTACAGCAAATGGCAAAAATAACTATCCAAGATTCTCAAGCGATGGGCAAAGTGTCGTCTTTATAAAAGAGCTTGGTGGTCAAAGTTCACTAGGGGTTGTTAGGCTAAATGAAAACAGAAGTTTTCAGTTTCCTTTAAAAGTAGGAAAAATTCAATCTATAGATTGGTAAGATTCTGATAAAATTTAAAATTTTTGTGATATAATTCGACCAAATTTCTAAAAAAGGATAAGGAATGAAAAAAGTAGTTCTAGCAAGTGTTGCAGTTGCAACTTTATTGTTGAGCGGTTGTAGCTCAAAAAACCCTGAAGTTGATATGAATTCAAATTCAAATCAATCTGCAGACAATTCAGGTAGCATGAGCGATGCTGATAGATTAGCAGCTCTTATTGCTAACATCGAGAGTCAAGTTAAAAGTGTATACTTTGACTTTGATAAATTTAATATCAAAGCTGATCAACAAGGCGTTGTTAGCTCAAATGCATCAGTATTTAACCAAGCTGACGCTCAAGCTCTTTCTATAAAAGTAGAAGGTAACTGCGATGAGTGGGGTACAGATGAGTATAACTATGCCCTTGGTTTAAAACGTGCTAAAAGCGCTAAAGATGCTCTTGTAAGAAATGGCGTTAGTGCTGATAGAATCGCTGTAGTTAGCTTTGGTGAAAGCAATCCAGTTTGCACAGATAAAACAAAAGCTTGCGATGCTCAAAATAGACGTGCAGATTTCAAAGTACTTCCATAATTTATAATTAAATAATAATGAACAAAAAATCAATTATAGTGGCTCTGATTGGAGCCACTATTTCTATTACCTCCGGCCAAGAGATTTCAGCTTTTGATGCAGGCAATATGGATAGTGCGAATCCATATGGTCTAACCGACAATGAAAAAGTTACCCTAAATAATAAGCGAAGTGTTCAAAATATTGAAGAGAATATGAATAGTGTTTTAGAACAACTTCAAGGTTTGCAAAGCTTGTTTGAGAGCATGAGTGCTAGAATGAATAAGCTTGAGCAAAGAATAAATGATATAGAGACGAAGGTAAATGGTGGCATAAGTGATTCTGGTGTAAGTTTGACATCATTGAAGGCTTATGTTGATGAAACTAGAGATATACAAGACAAAAACTACAAAAATATTACTGCTGCCTTAAATAAATTAGGTGCAATAATGGATAAAAATGCTGCCCAACCAAAGCAAAATGCAAATCCAAAACAACAAAGTAAGCCAACTTCAAATTTTAGTGGAAAAAGCGATAAAGATATTTTGGCTGATGGCATTAAACTTCTAAATTCTGGCAATAGTACAGAAGCAGCTGAATATTTTGAATATTTAAATAAAAAAGGCTATAAAACTGGTGCAACAAATTATTATTTAGGTGAAGTTGCTTACAGTCAAAAATCATACAGTACAGCTATACAATACTATAAAAAAAGCATACAGAACGAAGATAAGGCTGACTATACACTAAAACTTCTATATCACACAGCTATAAGCTTTGATAAGATAGGTGACACGCAAAGTGCAAATAGATTTTATAAGGCTTTAAAAGTCGGTTATCCAGATAGTAAAGAAGCCAAAGCCTCTCCCAATAGAAACTAAATTTTAATCTTTTTTAGATATAATCCCACATTAATCAAAAAACCAAATCTAAGGAGATTATTGTGAGTAAAGATCAAGTTATAACTATGTTTTACGAACTAAAAGATGCTAATACTGGTGAAATTTTAGAGTCAAACATGCAAGAAGGTGGCCAAATTTCGTTTATAACAGGGCATGGCCATATTATAGAAAAGCTTGAAGAAGAAGTAAGCAAATTAAAATCAGGCGAAAGAGCAACTATAAGCGTAAAGGCAGCAGAGGGTTGTGGTGAATATAATAACGAAGCCATTCAGTCGTTACCAAAAGAGCAATTTGCTGGTATAGATTTACATGAAGGAATGGAGCTTTTTGGTCAAAATGAGGATGGCTCAAGTGTTCGTGTCATTGTTAAAGAGATCAAAGATGACGAAGTAACAGTTGATTTTAATCACCCATATGCTGGTAAAGATTTACTATTTAATGTTGAAGTTTTAGAAGTTAGAGATGCGACAGAAGATGAAAAAGCAACAGGCATGGTAGCTGGGGCTCATACTTGCGGTTGCGGTGGTCACGATCATGAGCATGAACATGAGTGCTGCGGTGGTCATGGACACGGACACGAGGATGGCGGTTGCGGTTGCGGTGGACACGGACATCACCATCACTAAGAAGCTAAAATGAAAAAATTTGCTTTTGTTTTTGCGGGCCAAGGCTCGCAAAGTATTGGTATGGGAAAAGACTTTTACGAAAATTTTTCTACTGCTAAACTGCTTTTAAATGATGCTTGTAATGACACTGGCATTGATTACGAGGAGCTTTTATTTACACAAAACGATAAGTTAGATAAAACAGAATTTACTCAGCCAGCTATCGTTTTAAACTCACTAATGACTTATTTGGCTTTTTCAAATTTTATTAAAGAAAAACCAGAATTTAGTCTTGGACACTCACTTGGAGAATTTACCGCTCTTGCAGTTAGCGAAGCATTTAATTTTATTGATGCGATTAGGCTTGTAAATTTACGTGGTAAATTTATGCAAGAGGCTTGTGTTGGTAAAGATGCTGGTATGATGGTAGTCCTCGGACTTAGTGATGAAGTGGTTGAAGAAATTTGTAAAAAAGCAAGAGAAGAAGGTTTACAAATTTATGCTGCAAACTACAACTGCGATGGACAAATCGTTGTCGCTGGTGTAAGAGCTGATCTTGCTAGCTATGAAGCAAAATTTAAAGAAGCTGGCGCAAAAAGAGCAATGCTTTTAAATATGTCAGTAGCAAGTCATTGTCCGATACTTGAGCCAGCTAGTGTTAGACTGGCAAGCGAGCTTGAGAGTACTTTGGCTACCAAATTTTCTCCTGTTGTCTCAAATGTAAATGCTAAAATTTATACCGATAAAAGTGAAGCACTAGTCCTACTAAAAGAGCAGCTAATAAAACCAGTTTGCTATAAACAAAGCATTAAAAACTATGAAAACGATGTTGATTGTTTTATCGAGCTTGGTGCTGCGACGTTAAAGGGCATCAATAAAAAAATTACCGAAAAGCCAACTTATAGTATTACTGATATGGCAAGTCTTGAAGAAGTTGTGAAAATTTTGGAGGAGAGATGATAGCGATACTTGGAGCTATGCAAGAGGAGATAACGCCGATTCTTGAAATGGTTGGTGAATATAAAACTGTTCAATATGCAAATAATAAATTTTACTTAGCAAACTACAAAGGAAAAGAGCTAGTCATTGCCTATTCAAAGATAGGCAAGGTAAATGCAGCCATAACGGCAACTTTAATGATAGAAAAATTTAAGGCCTCAAAGTTGCTCTTTACCGGCGTAGCTGGCTCGCTTGATGAGAGTTTAAAAATAGGCGATATGCTTTATGCTACTAGCTTAGTGCAACATGATCTTGATATCACGGCTTTTGGCCATCCTTATGGCTATGTGCCAGGCACAAGTATATTTGTCAAAAGCGATGAAGGACTAAATGAACTGGCAAAAAAGATAGCTGATAAAAAAGATATGAGCTTAAGCGCTGGTATTATTGCGACCGGAGATCAGTTTATTTGCGATAATGAAAAGAAAGCTTGGATTAAAAAGATATTTAATGCGAGTGCTACCGAGATGGAAGGTGCTAGCGTTGCACTAGTTTGCGAAACACTTGGTGTGCCATTTTTTATACTAAGAGCTATCAGCGATGGAGCTGGTGATGCAGCAGAGTTTGACTTTGATAAATTTTTGCAAGATTCAGCAAATGTTAGTGCAAAATTTATACTTGAAATGGTAGAAAATTTATGATAGAGCTTAGTAAAAGGCTTCTTAGGCAAGTTGGTCAGACAAATGCCAGATACAAGATGATAGAGGGCGGAGATAAGATATTGCTTGGCCTTAGTGGCGGTAAAGATAGCCTCGCACTCGCTCACGTACTAAAGCATATTCAAAACGTCACACCTGAGAAATTTGAGTTTAAAGCAGTAACTCTAAGTTATGGCATGGGTGAGGACTATGCTTATCTTACGAAGCATTGCAATGAGCACGGAATAGAGCATGAAGTGATAGATAGCTCAATCTTTGAAATTTCAAAAGAGAAAATCCGTAAGAATTCCAGTTTTTGTAGTTTCTTTTCTCGTATGAGAAGAGGTTATCTTTATACTTACGCTTTAAAGCATGGTTTTAATAAACTCGCGATTGCTCATCATTTAGATGATGCAGCGGAGAGCTTTTTTATGAACTTTACCTATAATGGTGTACTAAGGACGCTTGCTCCAAAATATACTGCAAAAAATGGCATTACAGTTATTAGACCGTTTATCTTCGTTCGCGAGAGACAGCTTCGCGAAAATGCTATCAAAAACGAATTGAGAGTCATCGGTGACGAAGCATGCCCTGCAATGAGATTTGACGTGAAGATGCCGCATGCTAGATATGAAACCAAACAGCTTTTAGCGACTTTAGAAAAAGAAAATCCAAAACTTTTTACTTCGCTAAAAGCAGCATTTGAAAATATTCATACTGATACTTTTTTTGCTCTCAATAGCAGTAGTGAAGAGTAAAATTTTACTTGCTTTTTGGGACTAATCCCAAGAAGCAAGCTATAAATATTTCTATTTTAATTAGCTCGTATCAAAATAAATAAAAAATGTATGAATTGATAAAATTTTTGCACTTGTGCATAAATCAAAACTGTCATATACAACAAATACAAAAGCATTTAGTGCAAAAAGCTACTGGCTAGAATTTTTATAACTTAGAAAATTGAGGCTTAAAAAATCATCATAATAGAGTTTAAAGTCCGTCAAGTAAAATTTTATAAAGACGGTTTATCTCATCGTCATTTAGCTCGATCGTACTTTTTGTATCAAACAAATTTTTGATCTTGCTAGTGTCAAATTCGCTCCTATCAAGGCAGTGCTTGTGAGAGGGTAAAAAACCACGAGTTAAGCAAAGCTCGCTCTCTATCTCCTCGTCGCAGATGAAGCACTCAAGCTCGCTGTGAAGCCTACCTTCATACTCTAAAATTTTAACGTAGCTTTCGATGATAAGGCGTTTTGGATTTTGTAGCTGCATCTGTTTGGCGCAGCGATCAAGCTCATTAAAATAAATTTCATCGAGCTGCTCGACCTCTTTTAGATGATCATAAAGTAGGCGCATGAACTGCTGCCAAATGATGAGCTTATCGCGCTCTAGTAGCCATTTAAAGCCAAGGTGAAGTATGCTTCTAAGCTTTGGTAGAAATTTCGCCTCTTGCTCTAGCTCAAAGTCAATCTTATAGCCAGTCATGATATTTGAGTGGCGTGCGCCAAAAAATCTATACGACTTTACGAGCAAATTTGGTGTTAGCACAAAGACTAAAAGGTCCTCGTCTCTGACCTTTTGCACACGCAGGATGTAGCCTTGCATCTAGGCAAAAAACTCCCTTATGCGCTCTCTCATCGCTGTCACGTCTTTGATGAAATTTATATCGTTTCTAAAGGTTGTTGCACCGTCGATGCCCTTGCTGTACTGATGCAAATGCTTTCTAAATATGCAAAGTCCGTGCTCGCCGTAGTGCTCGATCATAGCGTCGAAGTGAGCCAGTATGATCTCTTGTTTTAGCGTCTTATCCACGCTATTTCTAGTCTTTATCTCGTGAAATATCCAAGGGTTGCCGATGCTTGCTCTGCCGATCATTAGGGCGTCACACTTTGTAAGGTTTAAAATTTCATCTGCATTTTGTGCATTTATATCGCCATTTGCAACGACTGGAATTTTTACACTCGCCTTTACTCTAGCGATCGCTTCGTAATCAACCTTTGCGCTGTATCCCCCAGCTCTGGTTCGACCATGTACCGCGATGTAGTTTGCGCCGGCTTCTTCGCATGCTTTTGCTATCTTTTCTTCATTTTTGTCGTTAAAACCAAGTCTAAATTTAACGCTTAGGCTCTCTTTGTTTGAGACACTTTTTATGGCTGAGATTATATTTTGAAGTTTGTCAAGATCATTTAACAAAGCCGATCCCGCACCTTGTCTAACGACCTTTGGCACAGGGCAGCCGCAGTTTAGATCGAGCCCATAAATCCCATCAAATTTATTGATTATCTTTACGGCTTTTTTTATATTTTCTATGTCACTGCCAGCTATCTGGACGACGTATGGCTCTTCGTTTGAGGATTTTTTAAGCATTTCAAGAGTTTTGTCACTACTCTCATAGACCAAGGCATTTGCGCTGATCATCTCGCTAACAGTGACATCACAGCCAAATTTCTTAACTACGCTTCTTAGTGGCAAGTCAGAAAAGCCAGCAAGAGGTGCTAAGAAAAGTGGCTTTTTGCTAAAGTCTATCATTTAAAAAATAACGAGCTAGGCACCATTTTGCCGTTATCTCGTAAAAACAGCAAGACCTTTATCTCTTTAAACTCATCTGGGTCGCTACCTTCGATAGCCTCTCTTACTTTATCAAGCATCTGAAGCTCAAATAGCGCATATACGTAAGCCTCATCAGCATCAGCATGGATGCTTTTTAGCTTCTCAAAGATGCCGATAAATGCGTCTGGTTTTAGCTTATTTTTAAGCATTATGGCTGCTTTGTCGTATTGAGTTTTTGTCACTTTTACGTTGTTTAAAAGATCAAAAATTTCATCACTGCTTAGATCGATCTCGTCATTTACAAATCGGGTAATAATAAGCATTATATCTTCACTTGCTAGCTCAAAATTTAATCTTTTGATTTCGCTAAAAGAAGCTACTTTTATGAGTTTATCAAATGCAGCTTTTTTAAGGCTCTCGTTTTGATCTTGATTTTTAAGTATGTCAAGATAATAAGTAGGTAGTTGCTCGATTTTATTTAGCTCATTTAGGATATTCAACTTGCTATCTTTTGCTAGTCTAAATTTCTTTAGATCGACGATCTCTTTATTTTTTATACTTTTTATAGTTTGTAAGATATTGTTTATCTCGGCATCATCTACACCGACATCTTTAAGCTCGCCTACTGGTGAGATAGAACGAGTAAGCTGTGAGGCGATCTTGTAAGTGTCGGTTTTAAAGTCTTTATTGCTCTCAAAGCCAAGAAGCGTCTCTTTGGCTAAATCTTTATAAAGCTGGCTATCTTTTTTGATCCATTTTTTATATCTATAAAAAGCATATCCATGATAAGCGA comes from Campylobacter concisus and encodes:
- a CDS encoding tRNA 2-thiocytidine biosynthesis TtcA family protein produces the protein MIELSKRLLRQVGQTNARYKMIEGGDKILLGLSGGKDSLALAHVLKHIQNVTPEKFEFKAVTLSYGMGEDYAYLTKHCNEHGIEHEVIDSSIFEISKEKIRKNSSFCSFFSRMRRGYLYTYALKHGFNKLAIAHHLDDAAESFFMNFTYNGVLRTLAPKYTAKNGITVIRPFIFVRERQLRENAIKNELRVIGDEACPAMRFDVKMPHARYETKQLLATLEKENPKLFTSLKAAFENIHTDTFFALNSSSEE
- the recO gene encoding recombination protein RecO encodes the protein MQGYILRVQKVRDEDLLVFVLTPNLLVKSYRFFGARHSNIMTGYKIDFELEQEAKFLPKLRSILHLGFKWLLERDKLIIWQQFMRLLYDHLKEVEQLDEIYFNELDRCAKQMQLQNPKRLIIESYVKILEYEGRLHSELECFICDEEIESELCLTRGFLPSHKHCLDRSEFDTSKIKNLFDTKSTIELNDDEINRLYKILLDGL
- a CDS encoding tRNA dihydrouridine synthase produces the protein MIDFSKKPLFLAPLAGFSDLPLRSVVKKFGCDVTVSEMISANALVYESSDKTLEMLKKSSNEEPYVVQIAGSDIENIKKAVKIINKFDGIYGLDLNCGCPVPKVVRQGAGSALLNDLDKLQNIISAIKSVSNKESLSVKFRLGFNDKNEEKIAKACEEAGANYIAVHGRTRAGGYSAKVDYEAIARVKASVKIPVVANGDINAQNADEILNLTKCDALMIGRASIGNPWIFHEIKTRNSVDKTLKQEIILAHFDAMIEHYGEHGLCIFRKHLHQYSKGIDGATTFRNDINFIKDVTAMRERIREFFA
- a CDS encoding LapA family protein, giving the protein MKTRKFLVYCIIYIVVVAGLIYSLNSSDYTFELLGQTITLPIAIWVALPVAVLALLALLHIAYHGYAFYRYKKWIKKDSQLYKDLAKETLLGFESNKDFKTDTYKIASQLTRSISPVGELKDVGVDDAEINNILQTIKSIKNKEIVDLKKFRLAKDSKLNILNELNKIEQLPTYYLDILKNQDQNESLKKAAFDKLIKVASFSEIKRLNFELASEDIMLIITRFVNDEIDLSSDEIFDLLNNVKVTKTQYDKAAIMLKNKLKPDAFIGIFEKLKSIHADADEAYVYALFELQMLDKVREAIEGSDPDEFKEIKVLLFLRDNGKMVPSSLFFK